Within the Sulfitobacter albidus genome, the region TCCCGCGTCGCGGGCTATCGTCATTGGCGCGGGCCTAGGCGGGCTGGCGGCGGCCATGCGGCTGGGTGCCAAAGGCTATGCGGTGACAGTGCTGGATCGGCTTGACCGGGTCGGCGGGCGCGGTAGTTCGATCACGCAAGAGGGGCACCGGTTTGATCTGGGCCCCACCATCGTGACCGTGCCGCAGGTGTTCGAGGATCTGTGGCGCGCCTGCGGGCGGGATTTCCACGCCGATGTGACGCTCAAACCGCTTGATCCATTCTACGAGGTGCGCTGGCCCGATGGCACGCGGTTCAACGCCTGTGGCGATGACGACCGGATGTTTGACGAGGTGCGGCGCATCGCGCCCGGCGATCTGAAGGGATACAAGCGTTTCCTGCGCGACAGTCACGCCCGCTATGTCGTGGGATTTGAGGGGATGGTCGCCAAGCCGATGCACCGCCTCTGGGAGACGATCAAGGTGCTGCCGAAATTCGCGCAGCTGCGCGCGGATCGGTCGATCTATGCCCATGTCGCCACGCGGGTCAAAGACGAACGGCTGCGCATGGCGCTGTCGTTTCATCCGCTGTTCATCGGGGGTGATCCGACGCATGTGACCTCGATCTACGCGCTGGTTGGGCATCTGGAGAAAACCTATGGCGTGCATTACGCCATCGGCGGGGTGCAGGCGATTGCCGATGCCATGGCCGATGTGGTGCGCGCGCAGGGCGGTGTGATCCTGCACGGGGCGGAGGCCGACGAGATTATCGTCGAGCGCGGCGCCGCACGTGCCGTCACACTGACCGACGGCACCCGCATGGAGGCGCCCCTGATCGTGAGCAACGCGGACGCGGGCCACACCTACACCCACCTGATGCGCAACGTGAAAAAACGGCGGTGGACCGCGCCGAAGCTGCGGCGCAAACGGTGGTCGATGGGGCTTTATGTCTGGTACTTCGGCACAAAGGACACGGCCGGCATGTGGCCCGATCTGGGGCACCATACCATCGTGAACGGTCCGCGCTTTACCGGGTTGTTGCGCGATATCTTCATGCGCGGCAAGCTGTGCGACGACATGAGCCTTTACATCCACCGCCCGGCGGTGACCGATCCGACGGTCGCGCCTGCGGGGGACGATAGTTTCTACGTGCTCTCCCCGGTGCCGCATCTGGGCTGGGACACCCCCGTCGATTGGCAGACCGAGGCGCCAAAATACCGCGAAAAGGTCGCCGCCGTGCTCGACGCGCATATGCCCGGCTTTCGCGACCGCATCGTGACCGAAACGGAATTCACGCCCGAGACGTTCCGCGACCGCTACCTGTCGCCCCACGGTGCGGGCTTCTCGCTTGAGCCGCGGATCCTGCAATCGGCGTGGTTCCGGCCCCATAACGTGAGCGAAGAGGCGCGGGGGTTGTTCCTCGTCGGCGCCGGCACGCATCCGGGGGCGGGGC harbors:
- a CDS encoding phytoene desaturase, which translates into the protein MKDSAYSDHGDPASRAIVIGAGLGGLAAAMRLGAKGYAVTVLDRLDRVGGRGSSITQEGHRFDLGPTIVTVPQVFEDLWRACGRDFHADVTLKPLDPFYEVRWPDGTRFNACGDDDRMFDEVRRIAPGDLKGYKRFLRDSHARYVVGFEGMVAKPMHRLWETIKVLPKFAQLRADRSIYAHVATRVKDERLRMALSFHPLFIGGDPTHVTSIYALVGHLEKTYGVHYAIGGVQAIADAMADVVRAQGGVILHGAEADEIIVERGAARAVTLTDGTRMEAPLIVSNADAGHTYTHLMRNVKKRRWTAPKLRRKRWSMGLYVWYFGTKDTAGMWPDLGHHTIVNGPRFTGLLRDIFMRGKLCDDMSLYIHRPAVTDPTVAPAGDDSFYVLSPVPHLGWDTPVDWQTEAPKYREKVAAVLDAHMPGFRDRIVTETEFTPETFRDRYLSPHGAGFSLEPRILQSAWFRPHNVSEEARGLFLVGAGTHPGAGLPGVVSSAEVLGKLVPDAPRVPIDLPLAAE